TTTGATGTTAACTTCGTTCTGTGTGTGTGATTTGTATTTGTACAAGAGTTAACCTAACATGTAAGAGTAGGTTGTTACTTCAATCAGTTAAATATCCCTTTTAGTTATGATTCTGTGTACAGTTTTTTCTATCTTTATGTTGGTTATAGCATGTTTGCCACCAGCTTGATTGTCCATGTGTAGAAAAAACATATTGTTACAAAGTACTCAGAGAAACATGATTTCAAGGGgaaaagaattaaaaggaaataaAAGCCTTGGAGGTCTACAATTGATAATAGGACAGCACTTCTGTAGATGGTTTTCTTGTCATTAGTTACATTGTTATTTGAGTTCAGAAAATTTAGAAGGATAATACATTAATAGAACTATTATTTAAAACTTCCTATTCTTCACGTCCACAACTATGTTAAGAGAAAATTCACATCGTCATGTAAGATACAACCAATAAGGAAGACTGGTTGTGTGATACCAAACATCATGTTACAGTAATTAAGCAGTGCTTTTTGATCCTGTTAGAAGTTAGAATGGGCATGTTTTTTAGTTTTCTTGTTCTTGAGCCAGTGTATCTTTAGTTGGCATATATGACAAATATATACTGCCCTATGGTCAGCATGTGGAGTTATAGGCAGTCTGTTTTCTTTATGTTGATTTGAGTTTCAGTCTTGTCTGAGAAGAAACCATTATCTACTAGAGCAATATTTCAtggtttatttaaataattttctccTTTATTCACTTAGATACTTTCTCTCTGTGTTGTATTGTTTCACCAAACATTTGTGTTAAGAGGAATTCTGATGGAATGAATATGTAAATACATGTACTCATGTACACTGTGGTGGTGAATTGGGTCGAAAGACTCTAGTGAACCACTTGGTACCAAAaaagaattaattatattttttcagTGTGTGGCATGATTTGAGACTCTGGACATGTTTTCATACACACTTAAACCAAATAGTACACTGTGTAAAAGAAGCTGACTAGAAATTTGATTTACTTTTACCAAACCATATACATTTGCTTGGATGATATATTTTAGTCATGTTTGGAAGGTCTTGGAAAGTATGATGTCCAACTCTTTCATTTGCTTTCTTCAGGTTGCATCTTTTTGTTGGAGTTAAATGTATCTCATAGTTTGCTCCTTTACTCTGAGGTTAATGACAAAGTTATTCACAATGAACAACTGCTTTATGTCACTGCATGTTTTTTAATTTTGGAGAGGGATTGGTAAGCATGATGATCCACAAGAAATAACTCTTTCTAACTGAATGCTAGGATGTTACACTGCATGATCTTGATGCTGCAAATGCTCGTCCACAAGGAGGACAGGATATATTATCCCTTATGGGCCAGATGATGAAACCTCGGAAAACTGAAATCACTGACAAACTGTGACAGGAAATTAATAAGGTTCAGTTGTTGATAGTTGTGCCTCTCACTTTTCATTCTTGTACACTTGTACAATTGTCCTGCACATAAGTGTTGTCTCTTGATATGGTTGTATACTTAAATTAACAGGACATGCTTAATGTTGACTAAACTTTGCATGTGTTACAGGTTGTTAATAGGTATATTGATGAAGGCGTTGCGGAGCTTGTACCTGGTGTCCTTTTCATTGACGAGGTAGCTTTTCCTCTAATATCAAACATTTGGTATCTGAATACTTgggcttattttttaaaatattgtaaatatTGTGCAGGTTCACATGCTAGACATTGAATGCTTTTCTTACTTAAATCGCACATTGGAGAGTTCATTATCACCAATTGTGATTTTCACTACCAACAGAGGAATATGTACTGTCAGGTATGAGAATAAAGACTGTAAAGTATGGGATtaagcaaggttcgtaatttcgtaccataccggagtaTTGAGCTTAGCACAGTACGGTATGATACAAGTATATCGAACGGTATGCTTAGGCGTATCacttggtgtgtgtgtgtgtatataaaataaaaaataaaaaaaggcgacgtcgtctcGTTTCTTCTCTCCACGCGGATGAGGGGAAGTTGCTGACGACACTGAGGCCTTGTCGCCTCAGACAAGGAGGAGGAGACATCTCATCTGTGGCATCCGGCGAGGGAGGGCGGCaatggatcgggatcgtcgagggagagcgacgtTGGATCTCTAGATTCTCccttttcttttccctcttcttccttctcccttggcTAATACCGCCCAGTAGCCGGCGGCAACGGTCAAAATCGATCGTTACTGACCGATTTTGGGTGATAACAGGacggaaacagccccaatcgatagtaccgtccggtatgggcgatatcattcgaaattaaaatccttgggatTAAGAACAGTATACTAAAAATAAAGTTAAAGAATAACGTACTTTTTTCTGACTATTCTGGTAAAACGAAATAACTACATGACAACCAGCTAATTTGATGGTGGGATCTGATAAGGTGAAATTTTGTTCCAACTTTGCAGACTGATTTTTCTGAATTTTGTGGATTTCTATCATTGTTCTTAAAATGGACACTCTGTCACTTGTTTGCTAGAAATTTATCTACCAATCCAAACATGCTACCAGAATGCCATTACATCACTTTAATGCtctattctatttttttatgGCATCACTTCGATGCTTATACTCAGGGGAACTGATATGAATAGTCCGCATGGGATACCAGTAGATCTGCTTGATCGTCTTGTTATCATCAGGACAGAAACATATGGTTCCACAGAAATGATTCAGGTTCTTATTATTGGCCCTCCATAATTTGAAGTCCTCAATGGCCACGCTGTCAGATTTATATTCTTCTTTTATATTTCTATATCTCGTGTTCTGAACCAGATACTGGCTATTCGAGCTCAAGTTGAAGAGATTGATATCGATGAAGACAGTTTAGCTTACTTAGGGGAGATTGGACAACAAGCATCTTTAAGGTTTATAATTTctatttccttttttcttttgtatattgTACTATTCTGCTTCTTGGAATACCAGACAGCATTCACATTTATTTTCTGCCATAAATTATGATAGATTTCTGTAAGACTTAAAAACTGCAATGTTTGACATGCTAATGAGCCATGGATCTCTTCCTTATATTTTTTCCAGAAACATTAACTTTGGGGAGCATGCTGAAAATTTTTTTTGCCCTTTAAATTCTTGGTTATAAATCTTATATATGCCTCATTTTTTCTAAGGTTAAACATCAGGCAGCAAACAGCTCTTGGACTTTCATTTGCATGGTTATCCTCGAATATGCTTGTACCCGTAaacgtatgttgttgtaaaacagaaGTCATGGATGTTTTCAGACACATGCTCAATGTACTGTTGTTATCTGTTAATAGTTGTGATCAAATGGGCATTCATCGGATTTGTTGTATCTGTAGCATTTGGCATGAAATGTATCTTGGTGCAGAGTAGTTGGCTCATTTTTAAATGGAGAGAACATGGTATTTGAACCAAACTTATTCCATTTTTTTCAGTATTTATAGTGGAACTAGACTGATTATAGGAGCAAACTTAATCAAGGTTATTTTGGTAATTatactatgtttttttttaagATAAGCTTTTTTCACATATTTGTCCTGCTAAAATATTAAATTCCACATTAATTATCATATACTTTGAAAATATGTATATGTTActgaaaattaatatttaaattctcattaaatttattttttggttcGGTTTATGGGTTTGATCTCTTCATTTGTAAACCCTTGTCACTTGTTTTTTGCCCATTGAAAGTCACTTGTGAGTCTGTGACCTTGTTTACCTAACCCTGCTTTATTAAGTTGGTTCGCATTATCCCCccacccccttttttttttcttttcatatcaTAGTTTATGAAACTGAGCTTACAGAAATTATATATGCTCCTCCAGGCATGCAATTCAGCTGCTATCACCTGCTAGTATTGTGGCAAAAACAAATGGAAGAGATAAGATTTGCAAGGCATGttgactttctctctctctctctttaaacaCTGTATCGGTATCTCTTATGTGACATCTGTTTGGAGAAATCAAATATCACTGATTCACGTGTGACTTTCGCAGGCTGATCTTGATGAAGTAACTTCTCTGTATTTAGATGCTAAGTCTTCTGCAAGGCTTCTTCAGGAGCAGCAAGAAAGATACATAACCTGATCAGATGTTATCTCCCCTGAACACTATCCCTACCAGAAAGGATAGCAGCAGCCATTCAACATCTGATTGGGAATGCAGATATTATCTTCCTTGATCATTATCCCTTCCAGATAGgaagagatagctgcagcagccaTTCAACGTACGATCGGGGATGCAGAGTGAGATTGACAGAAACTGCTTTTAGCTGATCAGCTGACAGAAACTGCTTTTAGCTTATCAGCATCCAGATGTAGGGTGATGGTATAGGCAGCAGCAATTTTAGCAAGGATGATAATTAGGGAGGTGTAAGAACAGAAATAGATTTTGTGTTACTTTATCTACGTTGTACTATTACAGTGAGAAATAACATCTCCGGTGTGTTCTTCATCTTCTattattatcatatttatgaGGTTATAGTGGACATTCGATGTGCGATCAATTGAATTTATGATAGAATGATGCTGAGAATTATAGCAATGTTAGCCCTAAATGATTGATTCGAATTATCTGCACAACTCAGTGGCAATCGTTGCATTAATGAGTCTGACTTTGACGTGAAACCCTTGAGAACCAATATGAGTCCTACAATGTTAAGTGGATGAGATGATACACGTTAGATCTCAGTGTACCGGAGGTAGAAGGAAGTACATAAGTAACATCTAGCATTTGATGTCATGGTTGCAGTTTTGCATCTGAGATTTGACCGCAACTCAACCCGAATCTGACCCCAATCTAAAATATCTGCCCATAATTATAGATAACCACAAGTTCTAATTCCTAATAAGACTGCTGCGGGCGTGAAGTTGACCTCCAATTTGGACGGAGCCTCCACACGCCCCTAACACATTGAATCAACTCAAGTCTGTAACGAGATGCCGCCAGTAGCAAATAAAACACGTTTGGTTTTAGTCCCACATCGCGGAAGCGGCGTTCCTACCCCCCCATCGCGCGTGCTTTTAACACGGTTGAGGTAGCAGTTAATACCCAAGCAGCTGCGTGGTGGGCGCAAAGCGAACTATTCTTTCGCCTTTTACTAAAGAATACCGTGTGCCCGTCACCTCAAAGCAGCATACTCCAATTTTTGTAGGGCTTCCTCCTTTATAGGAAGTGGCCCTTGCAAATCAATCTAAGTTGTAGTTTAACGGGCGAATCACCACCTACCTGGGGGTGCCCCTCTTGTTTACCTGCTTATCACCAACCTTTGAAGAAcgcaagaaagaaaagaagagccACCGTTGACGTCTTATTCCTTTATAGGAAGTGGCCCTTGCAAATCAATCTAAGTTGTAGTTTAACGGGCGAATCACCACCTACCTGGGGGTGCCCCTCTTGTTTACCTGCTTATCACCAACCTTTGAAGAAcgcaagaaagaaaagaagagccACCGTTGACGTCTTATTCATCTGAAAGCTGCCCCCAGAAAAGCGTGACAGGTCTGATGACGATGGCTTACCGGCGTACGAATTAGGTTTAGCGAATCCTATACATCTAGAGGGATCAGCCATCCCCATGCTTACACATGTACGTACTACTCCACACCCCAGATTCCATGCACACCACCACAGACTTCTTCCTCACCATTCCACGGCCCATACATTAGACTCGATCTTCTTGCCGCGATCGCGACAGACGTGATACTAACTAAGAATTCATGGAGGTTACTGATGGCGACGGCATTGGAGGGTTCTGATCTTAGTCTTCCTTCTCCGAATCTTTGGCGGCCGACTCGGATAGCATCTTCTGTATCCTCTGCGCGGCCTCCATCTCCATGGCCTTCTCCGCTTGATCTTTCATGTACGCCTGGAAGAACTCCTTGTTCTCCTTCTCTAACTCCTTCCAGACTGCGACACATGACACGACACCATATATCTCATGCTCCATGAAACGAAAGATGATGGATGATGGGATACCGGTGGAAGTGATGACGGGCTTTATGTCGGCGTGCTTGGCGAGCGCCTCCATGCACTCGTCCTTGCTCATGTGGAAGACGAGGCATTGCTCGATCAGATGTTGCACCTGCAAACCACACCATCAAACGACTGCAGTGCAAATCAAAGTCCGACATGCTTCGTCGCTCGACGTACCATGCGGATGTAGGAGGCTGATGATGATTCGCCCATGACTCACTTGCTATCACGATCACTGCAAGCTTCAGCGTTGCAGAGTATGAAGAACTAAGAGGAAGGCGATAAGTAGAGTGCGGGCAGGAGGGCATTCGAGGACGTGGGCCAGGGATCACGTGGGAGACGAGAGGCCATTGGCGGAGAAGAGATGAGGGAGATCTCACGAACCACGTAGCCTTCTCGACAGCGGCGACGGAGTAACTGTGTTAGATTCGCTCTGTCTCAGGAACAAGCCAATAAGAGCATGGCACATCAGAATCTTCGTGGACTCGGGAACAGGAAAGAAGCAGGCGAAGATTCAGTATATCTAGCCAAAAAAGAGAGTGGACGAGCAAACGTGCGCGATCGCTATATAAACATTCAAACGCAAATTGAACAAGCAACAGAAAGACAGCGGAACAATATGATCAGACAAATAAGGACACTCACAAACTTGGAACAAAGCATTTAAACAAAGATAAAAAAGCACAATAAATGCTTAATATCCAATAAAGTTTTCTCCTTCAACATAGAGTATAGAATGGTGGCGTTCTGTAACGTAGACGGTTTTATACTTGAGGAAGGGTACCTGTGACGTAGCTGCATATAGGTGCGGTTCCTTATGAAGCGATGCATCCGCGTCAGACGAGCCAATTCGTTGCCAGGCTCGTCTTCTTCTCCGCGTCCCCATCACTGTGGCTTCCTGTTTCGTTGCGGTGAGGTTGCTGTTGATGCCCTCAGCTCCAAGGTTGAGACAATGGGCAAGGTCCAAGAGCAGCCACATGGCATGGGCCCCATGGCACCTACCGGCCACTGAGTAGAATTGTCACGCACACACATCTGACGCTCTGAACTGTATCACACTTGCAGCAATAGCTCGTAGCCATCCTGCATTGCATGATCAAACATGCAGATGTCATTACTGTCATACGATTGTAACAGTGGATAGACTGACAAGTAAGATACCTGATGAAGAGGAGGAGCATCAGACACGATTACATGGCTTCAAatcttccttctccttcaaaaTTTCTGCCACTCTTACGGATCTCTTGCTCTCCACCTGTTTGTTGTGGTATGCGTGCAGGACTCGGTTCAATTATGGGCTACGGAAGAACATAGCATAAGATTCCACTTTATCCGGACTTCAGGTAAAAATCGAATCTTTTCTCAGTACTGACATCTTCTTCCATCTACATCACAACGACTACTCATTCGGGGGGCCCTTCACCTGTAcaaaaggacaaaaaaaaaaaaagcaaaaggaCTGCGCTTGCTAACGAAAGGAGAGGAATCAGCTCATACCCATTCATTGAGATATTCCCATTATCATTCTGGAGTTGGAAGAAGCCCTGCTTGAGCTTCCAATCCCTTCTCTTCATCTCTTCTCGTCCTCTCATCATATCCAAAGTTGCTCCTGGCCACCCTCAATTGTGGATCACAAATTTTGCTGTACTACCAAGGAAGATGGATTTCAAACAAGAAGTTGCTCCTGGCCACCTTCAATTGTGGATCACAAATTTTGCTGTACTACCAAGGAAGATGGATTTCAAACAAGAAGTTGATCCTGGCCACCTTCAATTGTGGATCACAAATTTTGCTGTACTACCAAGGAAGATGGATTTCAAACAAGAAGTTGCTCCTGGCCACCTTCAATTGTGGATCACAAATTTTGCTGTACTACCAAGGAAGATGGATTTCAAAAAGATTGAGGAAGACAGATAAGTACAACTTACCAAAGGTCTTGAATTTTAGATAAGCCTAAAGTGCCAATTTTTATGGTTCGATTACGTATGGGCTTGCGTACCATTAGACTAATGATTAATCCAACAGTTGAAAGAAAAATATCAGGTGCACGGAGAgagatgatatgtggagtagcaaATATTGCTGCTCCCATGTCCATCATTGATATAATCAGTGGTGGAACAAAGATCAGATATTCTGTAAGACCTACCCATCAG
This Musa acuminata AAA Group cultivar baxijiao chromosome BXJ1-2, Cavendish_Baxijiao_AAA, whole genome shotgun sequence DNA region includes the following protein-coding sequences:
- the LOC135607578 gene encoding uncharacterized protein LOC135607578 isoform X1 encodes the protein MGESSSASYIRMVQHLIEQCLVFHMSKDECMEALAKHADIKPVITSTGIPSSIIFRFMEHEIYGVVSCVAVWKELEKENKEFFQAYMKDQAEKAMEMEAAQRIQKMLSESAAKDSEKED
- the LOC135607578 gene encoding uncharacterized protein LOC135607578 isoform X2, translating into MGESSSASYIRMVQHLIEQCLVFHMSKDECMEALAKHADIKPVITSTVWKELEKENKEFFQAYMKDQAEKAMEMEAAQRIQKMLSESAAKDSEKED